From one Pontibacillus sp. HMF3514 genomic stretch:
- a CDS encoding DUF1456 family protein, protein MNNNDRLIRLRYALDIKDPDMVEIFKLGDMEVTLEEVREMLTKSKDSYDNDRDDEEDTTVDNVMLESFLNGLIILKRGKQDPKPGQPERPALSGDESINNILLKKLKIALKLTSEDMLDVFNKAGVRVTKGELSALLRKEGHKNYQECGDKYARSFLKGLTILYRG, encoded by the coding sequence ATGAATAATAATGATCGGTTAATTCGATTAAGATATGCTCTAGATATAAAAGATCCAGATATGGTGGAAATATTTAAACTTGGTGATATGGAAGTAACATTAGAAGAAGTACGTGAAATGCTCACCAAATCCAAGGACAGTTACGACAATGATCGTGATGATGAAGAGGATACAACAGTGGATAATGTGATGCTAGAGTCATTTTTAAATGGCCTTATTATTTTGAAAAGAGGCAAGCAAGATCCGAAGCCAGGACAACCTGAAAGGCCCGCACTGTCTGGAGATGAAAGTATCAATAATATCCTACTAAAGAAATTGAAAATTGCACTAAAGTTAACAAGTGAGGATATGCTTGATGTGTTTAACAAAGCAGGAGTCAGAGTCACAAAAGGAGAATTAAGTGCTCTATTAAGAAAAGAAGGGCATAAAAATTATCAAGAGTGTGGAGATAAGTATGCTAGGAGCTTCTTGAAGGGACTAACGATTTTATATAGAGGCTAG
- a CDS encoding SE1832 family protein, which produces MKKEEINQKIAELKMEYLRLQDDMERLESFGRSVDKQEQKLLEIENELKYYNALQE; this is translated from the coding sequence ATGAAAAAAGAAGAAATTAACCAAAAGATTGCAGAATTAAAAATGGAATATTTGAGGTTACAAGATGATATGGAAAGATTAGAGTCATTTGGCCGATCCGTTGATAAACAAGAGCAAAAGTTGCTTGAAATTGAAAATGAGTTAAAGTATTATAACGCTTTACAAGAATAG
- a CDS encoding GNAT family N-acetyltransferase — protein MSMILKDASKEQLIQANQRSLLAFNKEMSNDSDVVHYLQRDQVEGLYSLIPVEFLNRVILTKLSSDHFEKKLLAIKDFYIDKSSPLSWEIWPTDSPDNMEEKLKQNKFQYSRDYPAMSVRVNHIVEEPLGNLVIRKVKNQTEAEVFADVFQEVYGLPDSIREDFLSTVKNKGYDRDLLNYVGYVQGEPVCVSTFYYAAGVAGIYNVGTKKEHSRKGYGRKITAYPLLEAKKQGYEYAILQSSVQGEKVYARMGFDELCRVKVYKSV, from the coding sequence ATGTCTATGATTCTAAAAGATGCCTCTAAAGAACAGCTCATACAAGCGAATCAAAGAAGCTTGTTAGCGTTTAATAAAGAAATGAGTAATGATAGCGATGTTGTTCATTATCTTCAAAGGGATCAAGTTGAGGGTCTCTATAGCCTAATCCCTGTAGAATTCCTGAACCGTGTTATTCTCACAAAGTTAAGTTCTGACCATTTCGAGAAAAAACTTCTAGCCATAAAGGATTTTTATATAGATAAGAGCTCTCCATTGAGTTGGGAAATCTGGCCAACAGATTCTCCGGATAATATGGAAGAAAAGCTAAAACAAAATAAATTTCAATATTCTAGAGATTATCCAGCTATGTCTGTCCGGGTTAATCACATTGTAGAGGAGCCATTAGGGAACTTAGTCATTAGGAAAGTAAAGAATCAAACTGAGGCTGAGGTTTTCGCAGACGTATTCCAAGAGGTTTATGGGTTACCAGACTCCATAAGGGAGGATTTTTTAAGTACGGTCAAAAATAAAGGGTATGACCGGGATTTGTTAAATTATGTTGGCTATGTTCAAGGAGAACCTGTATGTGTGTCCACATTTTATTATGCTGCAGGAGTTGCTGGCATCTATAATGTAGGAACCAAAAAAGAGCATTCTCGAAAGGGGTATGGAAGAAAAATCACAGCTTATCCTTTACTAGAAGCAAAAAAACAAGGATATGAATATGCCATTCTCCAGTCATCTGTACAAGGGGAAAAGGTGTATGCACGAATGGGATTTGATGAATTGTGTAGAGTG
- a CDS encoding TIGR02206 family membrane protein yields the protein MRTFELFSTPHIAVIFIFIFISVLMVIFRRSLRPHQSIIKWTLFGLLIICEVSGQIWEAATNQYEVGSLPLHLCSISTFLCLYLFLKPNKKIFYLLFFTGLLPPSLSIITPEMFYQFPHFDFLSYFLHHAAITWSVIYFIVFQGYRVPVKAIGSVFLILNLMAIPIFIINILLDTNFFYLANPTESKTILSFFGSGIMYYINLEIAAFIVFSITYVPMWMLLKREKNKRINQET from the coding sequence ATGCGTACCTTCGAGTTGTTTTCAACCCCTCATATCGCCGTAATCTTCATATTTATATTCATTTCTGTTTTGATGGTTATTTTTAGACGGTCCTTAAGACCTCACCAGTCTATCATAAAATGGACATTATTCGGATTATTGATTATATGTGAAGTATCCGGACAAATTTGGGAAGCTGCGACAAACCAATATGAAGTTGGGAGTCTTCCTTTACATCTTTGTTCAATCAGTACATTCTTATGTCTCTATTTATTTCTGAAACCAAATAAGAAAATCTTTTATTTGTTGTTTTTTACCGGTCTTCTTCCTCCCAGTTTAAGCATTATCACACCTGAAATGTTCTACCAATTTCCTCACTTTGACTTCTTGAGCTACTTCCTCCATCATGCTGCTATCACTTGGTCCGTCATTTACTTCATTGTGTTTCAGGGTTATCGCGTACCTGTAAAAGCAATCGGGAGTGTTTTTTTGATCCTGAATCTCATGGCCATCCCAATTTTTATCATCAATATTCTTCTCGACACGAACTTCTTCTACTTGGCTAATCCAACTGAATCCAAAACAATTCTATCCTTCTTTGGATCAGGCATTATGTATTATATAAACCTTGAAATAGCAGCGTTTATTGTATTTTCTATTACGTACGTTCCAATGTGGATGTTGTTGAAACGAGAAAAGAATAAGCGAATAAACCAAGAGACTTAA
- the rlmD gene encoding 23S rRNA (uracil(1939)-C(5))-methyltransferase RlmD: MSKPQPPVQKNETVELTFEDLTHEGNGVGKVDGYPLFVPYGLPGEKGKVKVIKVKKNFGFGKLLEVEEPSPERVEPPCDVFYQCGGCQIQHMSYDMQLNMKRNQVESSMHKVGHLGHVPVHPTLGMENPWRYRNKVQIPVGKDGDGLKTGFYRKRSHDIINMDTCVIQDEKNDRMVEAVRRIAEKHGIQAYDEEKHRGTLRHIMVRTGQTTGDVMVVMITKTKELPHKDEIVEEIRQTYPDVKSIVHNVNPKRTNVVMGDQTTILWGEKYIKDRIGDIEFMISPKSFYQVNPNQTKQLYDKALEYADLQGHETVIDAYCGIGTISLFLAQKAKKVYGVEVVGPAVSDAKKNAKLNGLDNTEFFVGEAEKVFPWWKSQGLDPDVIVVDPPRKGCDENLLQAMIEMKPNKIVYVSCNPSTLARDLRILEDGGFETQEVQPVDMFPQTGHIECVTWLKRK, translated from the coding sequence ATGTCAAAACCACAGCCACCTGTGCAGAAAAATGAAACCGTAGAGCTAACATTTGAAGACTTAACACATGAAGGCAATGGTGTAGGCAAAGTTGATGGCTATCCGCTCTTCGTTCCTTATGGTTTACCAGGGGAAAAAGGAAAGGTTAAAGTCATTAAGGTGAAAAAGAATTTTGGCTTCGGTAAGCTCCTTGAAGTTGAGGAGCCAAGCCCTGAACGTGTAGAACCGCCTTGTGATGTCTTTTATCAATGTGGCGGTTGTCAGATTCAACATATGAGCTATGACATGCAGTTGAACATGAAACGTAATCAAGTGGAAAGCTCTATGCATAAAGTTGGTCATCTGGGTCATGTACCCGTACATCCTACACTTGGGATGGAAAATCCATGGCGCTACCGCAACAAGGTGCAAATTCCTGTTGGCAAAGACGGGGATGGTCTTAAAACAGGATTCTATCGAAAACGAAGCCATGACATCATCAACATGGATACATGTGTGATCCAGGATGAAAAGAATGACCGTATGGTAGAAGCTGTTCGCCGTATCGCCGAGAAACATGGTATTCAAGCGTATGATGAAGAAAAGCATCGTGGTACGCTTCGTCATATTATGGTCCGTACAGGTCAAACAACTGGCGATGTGATGGTTGTCATGATTACGAAAACTAAAGAACTACCTCATAAAGATGAGATTGTTGAGGAAATTCGACAAACCTATCCGGATGTAAAATCGATCGTTCACAACGTAAACCCTAAACGTACGAATGTCGTTATGGGAGACCAAACGACGATTCTTTGGGGTGAAAAATATATTAAAGACCGTATTGGTGACATCGAATTCATGATCTCACCTAAATCGTTCTACCAAGTAAACCCTAATCAAACGAAACAATTATATGATAAGGCTCTTGAATATGCCGATCTGCAAGGACATGAAACGGTGATTGATGCTTACTGTGGTATCGGAACCATCTCGCTTTTCTTAGCTCAAAAAGCTAAGAAAGTGTATGGTGTAGAGGTCGTTGGTCCAGCTGTGTCAGATGCTAAGAAAAATGCTAAGCTAAATGGCTTAGATAACACAGAATTCTTTGTGGGCGAAGCTGAAAAAGTATTTCCGTGGTGGAAGTCCCAAGGCCTTGACCCAGACGTGATTGTAGTCGATCCACCTCGAAAAGGCTGCGATGAAAACCTACTTCAGGCGATGATTGAAATGAAGCCGAACAAGATTGTTTATGTTTCCTGTAATCCATCTACTTTAGCGCGTGACTTACGTATTTTAGAAGATGGTGGGTTTGAAACACAGGAAGTGCAGCCTGTCGATATGTTTCCTCAGACGGGGCACATTGAATGTGTAACGTGGCTCAAAAGAAAATAG